In one Cytobacillus luteolus genomic region, the following are encoded:
- a CDS encoding metal ABC transporter solute-binding protein, Zn/Mn family, which translates to MKNKLTILLLIISMFLYGCGNEKATINEQEDTTKETSNITPLTIYTTIFPLYDFAMKIGGEHVKVENVYPPNVDAHSYEPTAKTMTHIASSDALIYSGAGIEGFVEAASEVLEKEKVMLVKAADGIELLAHGEHAETEDEHAHDDEHSHDEKAHKDEHDHEHSDEEHKDEHAHDHSDEEHTDEHANEEGHQDHNHGDTDPHVWLDPMYAIKMAENIKNALVELKPEAKDEFEQNFLTVKAELEKLDTEFSSVINEAAHKKILVAHAAYGYWEARYGIEQIAVTGLSPTQEPSQKQLTKIIETAKANNLTYIIFEQNVTSKISDVVKNEIGADVLYLNNLESISEDDVKNNEDYFSLMRKNIETLRTALN; encoded by the coding sequence ATGAAAAACAAACTTACCATTCTATTACTTATCATTTCTATGTTTTTATACGGATGTGGAAATGAAAAAGCAACTATTAATGAACAAGAGGATACTACAAAAGAGACAAGTAATATAACTCCCCTAACCATCTATACAACGATTTTTCCACTGTATGATTTTGCGATGAAAATAGGTGGCGAGCATGTAAAAGTTGAAAATGTTTACCCACCAAATGTGGATGCACACTCATATGAGCCAACAGCAAAGACTATGACACATATTGCAAGTTCAGATGCACTAATTTACAGTGGTGCTGGAATTGAAGGCTTTGTTGAAGCAGCTTCTGAAGTTTTAGAAAAAGAAAAAGTAATGCTAGTAAAGGCTGCAGATGGTATTGAATTACTTGCACATGGGGAACATGCAGAAACAGAAGATGAGCATGCCCATGACGATGAACACAGTCACGATGAGAAAGCACATAAGGATGAGCACGACCATGAACATTCTGATGAGGAACATAAAGATGAACACGCTCATGACCATTCTGATGAAGAACATACAGATGAGCATGCTAACGAAGAAGGACACCAAGACCACAATCATGGCGACACAGATCCACATGTATGGCTTGATCCAATGTACGCAATCAAAATGGCTGAAAACATTAAAAATGCTTTAGTAGAATTAAAACCAGAAGCAAAAGATGAGTTTGAACAGAACTTCCTGACGGTAAAAGCAGAACTAGAAAAGTTAGATACTGAATTTAGTAGTGTAATCAACGAGGCAGCTCATAAGAAAATCCTTGTAGCCCACGCAGCTTATGGATACTGGGAAGCACGCTATGGCATTGAACAAATTGCTGTAACTGGTTTGTCACCAACCCAAGAACCATCACAAAAACAATTAACAAAAATTATTGAAACAGCGAAAGCAAATAACTTAACCTACATTATCTTTGAACAAAATGTAACTAGTAAAATATCAGATGTTGTTAAAAATGAAATTGGAGCAGATGTTCTTTACCTCAATAACCTTGAATCTATTTCGGAAGACGACGTAAAGAACAATGAAGATTATTTTAGTTTAATGAGAAAAAATATTGAAACTCTGAGAACTGCTCTAAACTAG
- a CDS encoding TIGR03943 family putative permease subunit → MQFHFQQALRALILVAFSAMIVKLHLTGDITKYINPKYDFLSQSAAVLFFILFLIQLARVWTVKEEDDHHSCSHEDHHCSHDHGTSSFSMKKFISYCILVTPILTGFVFPAKVLDASIASKKGAMVLLSSQQQSVQNDRDEAESADSDEVFEGEDSLYDHEAAEPITMGETISNKEYEKIIEELRNSTDIIMDDYVYSTYYEEISSDLNHYKGKKMKLNGFVYKEEGFAEKQLVLARFLITHCVADASIVGFLSEMPEASSIDVDTWIEAEGVLEVTTYNGVEMPVLKITHWEKISEPEEPYLYPINVKLL, encoded by the coding sequence ATGCAATTTCATTTTCAACAAGCTCTTAGAGCATTGATTTTAGTAGCATTCTCCGCCATGATCGTTAAGCTTCATTTGACAGGAGATATTACGAAGTATATTAATCCTAAATATGACTTTTTAAGTCAGTCAGCTGCAGTTTTATTTTTTATATTGTTTTTGATTCAGTTGGCTAGGGTTTGGACTGTTAAAGAAGAGGATGATCATCATTCTTGTAGTCATGAAGACCACCACTGTTCTCATGACCATGGAACTTCATCTTTCTCAATGAAGAAATTTATTTCTTATTGTATTCTCGTAACTCCCATTCTCACAGGTTTTGTCTTTCCTGCAAAAGTCCTTGATGCTTCAATTGCTAGTAAAAAAGGGGCGATGGTGTTGCTTTCTAGTCAGCAACAATCTGTGCAAAATGATAGGGATGAAGCTGAATCGGCGGATTCTGATGAAGTATTTGAGGGTGAGGATTCACTTTATGACCATGAAGCCGCTGAACCCATAACAATGGGTGAAACAATCTCAAATAAAGAGTACGAAAAAATCATTGAAGAGCTTCGGAATAGTACTGATATCATAATGGATGATTATGTTTACAGCACTTATTATGAAGAGATAAGTAGTGACTTAAACCATTATAAAGGTAAAAAAATGAAGCTAAACGGATTCGTATATAAAGAAGAGGGGTTTGCTGAGAAACAATTAGTTCTAGCAAGATTTTTAATCACACACTGTGTGGCTGATGCAAGCATTGTTGGCTTTTTATCGGAAATGCCAGAGGCATCTAGTATAGATGTCGATACATGGATTGAGGCAGAAGGGGTTTTAGAGGTTACTACTTATAATGGTGTTGAAATGCCTGTACTGAAGATTACCCATTGGGAAAAAATTAGTGAGCCAGAAGAACCTTATTTGTATCCAATAAATGTGAAATTATTATAA
- a CDS encoding GNAT family N-acetyltransferase, with amino-acid sequence MTNLDGFQIKVATTEDSGRIISMLKDLAMWMRENEIKQWGYLLEGGDDEEIEQSISSGETYLVLKDTELIGTFTVLEAPSEWDRHVWGEDASLEGLYLHRLALIPSFMSIGLGRSLLNWIQSNRYDKEYIRLDCVSET; translated from the coding sequence ATGACCAATTTGGATGGATTTCAAATTAAAGTGGCCACAACTGAGGATAGTGGCCGAATCATTTCCATGTTAAAGGATTTGGCGATGTGGATGAGAGAAAACGAAATCAAGCAATGGGGTTATCTGTTAGAAGGTGGAGATGACGAAGAAATAGAACAATCTATTTCAAGTGGTGAGACGTACCTTGTATTAAAAGACACTGAACTAATTGGGACTTTTACGGTTTTAGAGGCACCTAGTGAATGGGATAGGCATGTTTGGGGAGAAGATGCTTCCTTAGAAGGACTTTACTTACATAGGTTAGCTTTGATTCCTTCCTTTATGAGCATAGGTTTAGGTAGAAGTTTATTGAATTGGATCCAATCCAACCGATATGATAAAGAGTATATTCGATTAGATTGTGTTTCAGAGACGTAG
- a CDS encoding DUF3892 domain-containing protein, with the protein MDIKDYQQIFNEYKHQGEEQAKVEAFDNVSSGAEEIVAVRKNDDGDLIAFKTSSGRELDYVTALNEAKGGKLAHVDVFHKYGRDILRSEPDGVKENNLDNLPQF; encoded by the coding sequence ATGGATATTAAAGATTATCAACAAATATTTAATGAGTACAAGCATCAGGGAGAAGAACAAGCAAAAGTAGAGGCTTTTGACAATGTTTCATCAGGAGCTGAGGAAATCGTAGCTGTACGCAAAAATGATGATGGTGATCTGATTGCCTTTAAAACAAGCAGCGGCCGTGAATTAGACTATGTCACGGCATTGAACGAAGCAAAAGGTGGAAAGCTTGCCCATGTTGACGTCTTTCACAAATATGGACGAGACATCCTACGAAGCGAACCAGATGGTGTCAAAGAAAATAACCTCGACAACTTACCACAGTTTTAA
- a CDS encoding ABC transporter permease, which yields MWTLRKMATLGAMGMKTTLAYVASVWASVFVNILQIIVFYYIWTAVYSDKEVLKGITFQEMITYVILSRILFIAISWGVNNWIAHQIQTGQISMELLRPVDYQFAMYSTRVGDFLMFTVLNGAPVLIISALMFGLLGPAGISSGMFFVISIFMAITIAFFIEFIVGLLSFYTTNGWGLQVLKEAIMNFFSGAIVPLVFFPGVLRDIVSFLPFKDMVYTPISIYLGFVEGQKMVESLLFQLLWVVVLWILSRMFFKHALKKIVVQGG from the coding sequence ATGTGGACATTGCGTAAAATGGCTACACTTGGTGCAATGGGTATGAAAACCACCTTGGCATATGTTGCTTCGGTATGGGCATCGGTTTTTGTAAACATTTTGCAAATTATTGTGTTTTATTATATTTGGACAGCAGTATACAGTGACAAAGAAGTATTAAAAGGAATAACCTTTCAAGAAATGATTACATATGTCATTCTTTCAAGAATTTTGTTTATTGCGATCAGTTGGGGCGTGAATAATTGGATTGCACACCAAATTCAAACAGGGCAGATATCGATGGAACTACTGCGACCAGTTGACTATCAGTTTGCGATGTACTCTACGAGGGTCGGAGATTTTTTAATGTTTACGGTATTAAATGGGGCACCAGTACTTATTATTTCGGCATTGATGTTTGGCTTACTTGGGCCAGCGGGTATAAGTTCGGGTATGTTCTTTGTTATCAGTATTTTTATGGCAATTACGATCGCTTTCTTTATAGAGTTTATCGTCGGGTTACTATCATTTTACACAACGAATGGCTGGGGATTACAGGTATTGAAAGAGGCAATTATGAACTTCTTTTCAGGAGCAATTGTTCCACTGGTGTTTTTTCCTGGAGTTTTGCGAGATATTGTAAGTTTCCTGCCATTTAAGGATATGGTCTATACCCCAATCTCCATTTATTTAGGCTTTGTCGAGGGACAAAAAATGGTTGAGTCACTTCTGTTTCAGTTGTTATGGGTAGTTGTTCTGTGGATCCTTTCACGGATGTTCTTTAAGCATGCATTGAAAAAGATTGTGGTTCAAGGAGGGTAA
- a CDS encoding ribonuclease J, producing the protein MSKNENALSIYALGGLNEVGKNMYAIECNNEILVIDCGNKFPDESLLGIDLIIPDMTYLEDNREKVKGLLVTHGHEDHIGGIPYFLKKINVPVYGTRFTLGLIELKLGEHKLSRETELKEINSETNLSFGKINVSFFKVNHSIPDCLGIVFDTPEGVIVHSGDFKFDLTPVNNQYSDIHKMAEIGKKGVLLLLSESTNAERSGSTPSEKNVGAHIEEAFVKATRKVLLSTFASNINRVQQVVDACIKTNRKLALLGRSMVNVVDVAMERGYLDVPEGMLIDQNEINELPPEKVAILCTGSQGEPMAALARLSTGNFRGVEVLPEDTVILAAGPIPGNEKNVSQVIDNLYTLRANVIYGSGKGMHVSGHGYQEDLKLMLTLIQPKYFIPIHGEYRMLYHHRLLAESVGVEQENTFVMGNGDVVDINDGIARQTREIHAGNTYVDGIGVGDVGEVVLRDRKQLAEDGMLVIILTMSKRNGKLISNPDTITRGFVYARDSEELLRDVNKLITKTVNELEHERKRQWGDIKHQLKKTVGQYLFQHTKRKPMILPIIIEV; encoded by the coding sequence GTGAGCAAGAACGAAAACGCACTATCAATTTATGCTCTTGGTGGACTAAATGAAGTTGGTAAAAATATGTATGCCATCGAGTGTAATAACGAAATTCTTGTCATTGACTGTGGGAATAAGTTTCCTGATGAAAGCTTACTAGGGATTGATTTAATCATCCCAGACATGACTTACTTAGAAGATAATCGGGAGAAAGTCAAAGGACTACTTGTTACCCATGGACATGAAGATCATATTGGTGGTATTCCTTATTTCTTAAAGAAGATTAATGTTCCAGTGTATGGTACTCGCTTTACTTTAGGATTGATTGAGCTAAAACTAGGTGAACATAAGCTCTCAAGAGAGACGGAGCTTAAAGAAATCAACTCAGAAACCAATTTATCTTTTGGTAAAATTAATGTTAGCTTTTTTAAGGTAAATCACAGTATTCCTGATTGCCTAGGAATTGTGTTTGACACACCTGAAGGAGTGATTGTACATAGTGGCGACTTTAAATTTGACCTGACACCTGTGAATAATCAATATTCGGATATTCATAAGATGGCTGAAATCGGAAAAAAGGGAGTCCTGCTTCTATTATCTGAGAGTACAAATGCAGAACGGTCTGGATCGACTCCATCTGAGAAGAATGTTGGTGCACATATCGAGGAGGCTTTTGTGAAGGCTACTCGAAAAGTGTTATTATCAACCTTTGCTTCAAATATTAATCGCGTTCAGCAGGTTGTAGATGCTTGTATAAAAACGAATCGAAAACTTGCGCTGTTAGGACGGAGCATGGTGAATGTAGTTGATGTTGCGATGGAGCGTGGATATTTAGATGTACCAGAAGGAATGCTGATCGATCAAAATGAAATTAATGAACTTCCGCCTGAAAAAGTAGCTATTTTATGTACTGGTAGCCAAGGCGAGCCGATGGCAGCATTGGCACGATTATCTACAGGAAATTTCCGAGGGGTTGAAGTTTTACCGGAGGATACAGTAATTTTAGCAGCAGGACCTATTCCTGGTAATGAAAAGAATGTTTCGCAAGTAATAGATAATTTATACACTCTAAGAGCCAATGTTATTTACGGATCAGGTAAAGGGATGCATGTGTCAGGGCATGGTTACCAGGAAGATTTAAAGCTTATGTTGACCTTGATACAGCCAAAGTACTTTATCCCAATTCACGGCGAATATCGTATGCTTTATCATCACCGTTTGCTTGCTGAGTCTGTCGGGGTGGAACAAGAAAACACATTTGTTATGGGCAATGGTGATGTTGTTGATATTAATGATGGTATAGCCCGCCAAACGAGGGAAATTCATGCGGGTAATACGTACGTGGATGGAATAGGTGTTGGAGATGTTGGAGAAGTTGTGTTACGTGACCGTAAGCAGCTTGCCGAAGATGGAATGCTTGTTATCATTTTAACAATGAGTAAAAGAAATGGTAAATTGATTTCAAATCCTGATACGATTACTCGTGGTTTTGTTTATGCTAGGGATTCAGAGGAGCTATTACGAGATGTGAACAAACTTATCACTAAAACCGTAAATGAGCTAGAACATGAACGTAAGCGTCAATGGGGTGACATCAAGCACCAATTGAAAAAAACAGTTGGTCAGTACTTATTCCAACATACTAAGAGAAAACCGATGATTCTACCGATTATAATTGAAGTGTAA
- a CDS encoding permease, with protein sequence MKRTLRGSIIDITGVLLIIFVLLMLTPGIGGSSSLAIPPSILNLNMIFLSILIEALPFVLIGVLIAGLIQIFITEEHIQRFIPKNKYMAVVMSCVVGAIFPACECGIVPIVRRLISKGVPIYASMGFMLTGPLINPVVIASTYMAFGNNIEIAALRMGLGFLIALLIALVVGWIFKGTQFKKSIEMQVTHQHSHGPKKSFGDKFWSMLTHSIDEFFDMGKFLVIGAFLAAVLQTYMPAEGLLEAGSGPVTSLLVMMGLGYILSLCSEADAFIGASFSNLFPQHSILGFLILGPMLDLKNTLIMLSVFRFKFVMGMLALISSMVFITLMVVQSIL encoded by the coding sequence ATGAAACGGACACTTCGTGGCAGCATAATTGATATTACTGGAGTTCTACTTATCATTTTTGTTTTGCTAATGCTCACTCCAGGGATTGGTGGATCAAGTTCATTAGCGATACCACCTTCAATATTAAACTTAAATATGATTTTTCTTAGTATATTAATAGAAGCCTTGCCATTCGTTCTCATCGGTGTTTTGATTGCAGGTTTAATTCAAATCTTTATAACAGAAGAGCATATTCAACGCTTCATTCCAAAAAATAAATATATGGCTGTTGTAATGAGTTGTGTAGTTGGGGCTATATTCCCTGCTTGTGAATGTGGGATTGTACCTATCGTACGAAGACTTATCTCTAAAGGTGTACCAATCTATGCATCAATGGGTTTTATGTTGACAGGACCACTGATTAATCCTGTTGTTATTGCATCTACTTATATGGCTTTTGGAAATAATATTGAAATTGCAGCTTTAAGGATGGGATTAGGGTTCTTAATCGCGTTACTTATTGCCTTAGTTGTAGGTTGGATTTTTAAAGGAACTCAATTTAAGAAATCTATTGAGATGCAAGTAACTCATCAACATAGTCACGGACCTAAAAAATCGTTTGGTGATAAATTTTGGTCAATGCTAACACATTCAATTGATGAATTCTTTGATATGGGGAAGTTTCTTGTAATTGGAGCTTTTTTAGCAGCTGTTTTACAAACCTATATGCCAGCAGAAGGTTTGTTAGAGGCTGGTAGTGGACCAGTTACTTCGTTATTAGTTATGATGGGACTAGGGTATATTTTATCACTATGTTCTGAAGCAGACGCATTTATCGGTGCATCTTTTAGTAACTTGTTTCCACAACATTCTATTTTAGGTTTCTTAATTCTTGGACCAATGCTTGATTTGAAAAATACATTAATCATGTTAAGTGTTTTCCGTTTTAAATTTGTAATGGGGATGCTCGCATTAATATCGTCTATGGTATTTATAACGTTGATGGTTGTCCAAAGTATTCTATAG
- a CDS encoding MOSC domain-containing protein → MEKAVLKVEAILVAFDPETFVTERVNEVNVEFGGLPGDRHYGMTRPADVRQPMYERGTEILNRRQVTIVSVEDCRLIADQLGVPEVKPEWLGANLLVSGISDFTKLTMGSRLIFPDGTGLICNGENLPCKLPGKEIQKAFPDIPNLDKMFVLAGRKRRGIVCSVEKPGIIGKGNEIKLFINNYEKPMQ, encoded by the coding sequence TTGGAAAAAGCAGTATTAAAAGTGGAAGCCATATTAGTAGCATTTGATCCTGAAACTTTTGTAACAGAGCGAGTGAACGAGGTTAATGTTGAGTTTGGAGGATTACCAGGTGACCGACACTATGGTATGACAAGACCAGCAGATGTTCGTCAACCTATGTATGAGCGTGGAACAGAAATCCTTAATAGACGACAAGTTACCATTGTATCGGTGGAGGATTGTAGGCTTATTGCAGACCAGCTAGGTGTTCCTGAAGTTAAACCTGAATGGTTAGGTGCAAATCTATTAGTAAGTGGGATATCAGATTTCACAAAATTAACAATGGGTTCTCGTTTAATTTTTCCTGACGGGACAGGCCTTATTTGTAATGGTGAGAACTTACCATGTAAATTACCGGGAAAGGAAATTCAAAAAGCATTTCCAGACATTCCGAATCTCGATAAAATGTTTGTACTAGCAGGAAGAAAACGTCGAGGAATTGTCTGTAGTGTGGAAAAACCTGGTATAATTGGAAAAGGAAATGAAATAAAATTATTTATCAATAACTATGAGAAACCAATGCAGTAA
- a CDS encoding DoxX family protein, producing the protein MVVDFLRNNRIASGILLVLRLYLGWSWMVAGWEKVTGDFDAGGYLQGAVGKATGEHPAVQGWWAVFLENVAIPNVGLFNILVSWGELLVGIALLLGTFTTFAALMGILMNFAFLFSGTTSTNPQMVLLTIFILVAGANAGKLGLDNWILPTLKNKWKKSTRDKTRAI; encoded by the coding sequence ATGGTTGTTGATTTCTTAAGAAATAATCGCATTGCATCTGGTATCTTGCTGGTTTTAAGATTGTATCTAGGGTGGTCATGGATGGTCGCGGGATGGGAAAAGGTAACTGGGGATTTTGATGCAGGTGGTTATTTACAAGGAGCAGTAGGGAAAGCAACCGGGGAACATCCAGCAGTTCAAGGATGGTGGGCTGTGTTTTTAGAAAATGTAGCGATTCCAAATGTAGGTCTTTTTAATATACTCGTTTCATGGGGAGAATTATTAGTAGGTATTGCACTATTACTTGGTACATTTACAACGTTTGCGGCATTAATGGGTATTTTAATGAACTTTGCATTCTTGTTCTCTGGAACTACGAGCACAAACCCACAAATGGTCTTACTAACGATTTTCATTTTAGTAGCAGGTGCAAATGCAGGGAAATTAGGTCTAGATAACTGGATCCTTCCAACATTAAAAAATAAATGGAAAAAATCTACGCGAGATAAAACAAGAGCAATCTAA
- a CDS encoding ABC transporter ATP-binding protein, protein MIEVKNLRKEYKISEKDVGLIGAIKNVFRPKFRTKTAVDDISFSIAEGEVVGYIGANGAGKSTTIKMLTGILTPTSGEVLINGLVPQKNRVRNNKQIGTVFGQRTQLWWDLPVIESYNLLQNIYEIPKDIFEENLNRFRELLDLDELLKTPVRQLSLGQKMRCEIAAAFLHNPRVVYLDEPTIGLDVMVKEKIREFIKTVNKERKVTVILTTHDMQDIEEVCSRVMFVDYGKVIYDGDLESVKNVLGKTRTVVFKVKSKSEDLYDVIEKSEGLSLLKEAEDTLEIQFNRETVTATQVINIVSPYCEVVDLSIQEVSIETIVKSLYK, encoded by the coding sequence ATCATTGAAGTAAAGAATTTACGTAAAGAGTATAAAATCAGTGAGAAGGATGTAGGGTTGATTGGGGCAATTAAAAACGTTTTTCGTCCCAAGTTCAGAACGAAAACGGCAGTGGATGATATTAGTTTTTCAATTGCTGAAGGAGAAGTTGTTGGGTATATTGGGGCGAATGGTGCAGGCAAGTCGACCACAATTAAAATGTTAACCGGTATTTTAACACCAACGAGTGGTGAGGTTCTTATTAATGGATTGGTTCCACAAAAAAATCGTGTTCGAAATAATAAGCAGATTGGTACTGTATTTGGTCAAAGAACACAACTTTGGTGGGATCTGCCAGTGATCGAGTCTTATAATCTTCTACAAAATATCTATGAAATACCAAAAGATATTTTCGAAGAAAACTTGAATCGGTTTAGAGAGTTACTAGATTTGGATGAATTATTGAAAACTCCAGTACGACAACTAAGCTTAGGACAAAAAATGCGATGCGAAATTGCAGCTGCTTTTTTACATAACCCAAGAGTTGTTTATTTAGATGAACCTACAATTGGATTAGATGTAATGGTTAAAGAAAAAATTCGAGAGTTTATTAAAACGGTTAATAAAGAGAGAAAAGTCACCGTTATTCTTACAACACACGACATGCAGGATATTGAAGAAGTATGTTCAAGAGTGATGTTTGTTGATTATGGGAAAGTCATTTATGACGGTGACCTTGAGAGTGTTAAAAATGTACTTGGTAAAACAAGAACGGTTGTGTTTAAAGTAAAATCCAAAAGTGAAGATCTATATGATGTGATCGAGAAGAGTGAAGGTTTGTCTCTTTTAAAAGAAGCTGAAGATACACTAGAAATCCAGTTTAATAGAGAAACCGTTACTGCAACACAAGTCATCAATATTGTTTCTCCTTATTGTGAAGTTGTTGATCTATCGATTCAAGAAGTGTCAATTGAAACGATTGTAAAGAGTTTATATAAATAG
- a CDS encoding YheC/YheD family protein: MVNLKKYNILYKKYYKRKIRLSKNFIQEFNLTSKVVTLKIGQWSKQFNIIESNVLSDDTIGLPKSKIPFTLPANLTYEIKVEDNMIHIGPIIGILAKQKSNFKQYEFKKYNSRLRNYNEINGVVFLCSEAGINMEERTIKGYYYNPNARNKKMKWQEGIFPYPDSFFKRVRIQKVLQKELLNQMGDTIFNSHYFDKLKLWEVCSGDSEAKKLLPESRFYKNQEDIEDMVEKHDQVYIKPIRGMQGIGIIRIEKKDDQYIITDGEGNKVKFPSINNTMDYLNTKLTNKHGYILQQGIPTLYKDKHTDFRFYFQKNKNKEWICQGTVGRVAKENRIVTNYKHLSGLLSGNKAIQLLFQTDSNHAQEILNKTIEDCMIICQLIEKEMGHYGDIVFDVVIDENKKTWVLEINNRIYGLKSLQRLKKFKMLRKILTTPIEYAKALTNF; the protein is encoded by the coding sequence GTGGTTAACCTGAAAAAATATAACATTCTTTACAAAAAATATTATAAGAGAAAGATTCGTCTTTCTAAAAATTTTATACAAGAATTTAACCTTACAAGTAAGGTAGTTACATTAAAAATCGGACAGTGGTCCAAACAGTTTAATATAATTGAATCAAATGTTTTATCTGATGACACAATCGGTCTTCCAAAATCTAAAATTCCATTTACTTTACCAGCCAATTTAACTTATGAAATAAAGGTAGAAGACAATATGATTCATATTGGCCCAATAATTGGGATTCTTGCAAAACAAAAAAGTAACTTTAAGCAATATGAGTTCAAAAAATACAACTCTAGGCTCCGGAACTACAACGAAATTAACGGAGTGGTCTTTCTGTGCTCTGAAGCAGGGATCAATATGGAAGAGCGAACTATAAAAGGATATTACTACAATCCAAATGCAAGGAATAAAAAAATGAAATGGCAGGAAGGAATCTTCCCTTACCCTGACTCATTTTTCAAACGAGTTAGAATTCAAAAAGTCCTTCAAAAAGAGTTGCTTAATCAAATGGGTGACACTATTTTCAATTCTCATTACTTTGATAAATTAAAACTTTGGGAAGTCTGCTCAGGTGATAGTGAAGCTAAAAAACTTTTACCAGAAAGCAGGTTTTATAAGAATCAAGAAGATATAGAAGACATGGTAGAGAAACATGATCAAGTCTATATAAAACCCATCAGAGGGATGCAAGGGATAGGTATTATTAGGATAGAAAAGAAAGATGACCAGTATATTATTACTGATGGTGAAGGCAATAAAGTAAAGTTCCCTTCAATAAATAACACAATGGATTATCTGAATACAAAGTTAACGAATAAACATGGTTATATTTTGCAACAAGGGATTCCAACTTTATATAAGGATAAACACACTGATTTCCGTTTTTATTTTCAAAAGAATAAAAACAAGGAATGGATATGTCAGGGAACGGTTGGTAGAGTAGCTAAAGAAAATCGAATTGTAACAAATTACAAGCATTTATCAGGCCTACTGTCAGGAAATAAAGCAATTCAGTTACTTTTTCAGACTGATTCCAATCATGCACAAGAAATACTTAATAAGACTATTGAAGATTGCATGATTATTTGTCAGCTTATTGAAAAAGAGATGGGGCATTACGGAGATATCGTATTTGATGTGGTTATAGATGAGAATAAAAAAACATGGGTTTTAGAAATAAACAATCGAATCTACGGACTTAAGAGCTTACAAAGATTGAAGAAATTTAAAATGCTTCGAAAAATACTAACAACCCCAATTGAATATGCAAAAGCTCTCACCAATTTTTAA
- a CDS encoding ABC transporter permease, with translation MRSIVRYIKLYLEFVKQNFKVMLEYRADFLIGFFSTFLLQVGGIFFIWVIFDNIGDIQGWTFYEVTLIYGMLTLAKSINHIFFDNLWVLGQQYVRQGKFDVLLLRPISPLFHLVADKIQQDGFGNLVIGIILVTKSVMELGIGFTVLDFFMMLVFVISGGFIFAAINLITTTTSFWFVESNMFMWSTFSLSEFALYPLGIYHKAIGILLTWLIPYAFASYYPAGFFLDKGPIMMSLLTPVIAVVLWFIALRVWNFGISNYSSTGS, from the coding sequence GTGAGATCGATTGTGAGATATATTAAATTGTATTTAGAATTTGTGAAGCAAAATTTTAAAGTAATGCTTGAGTATCGAGCGGATTTTTTGATAGGGTTTTTCTCAACCTTCTTACTTCAGGTCGGTGGAATCTTCTTTATATGGGTTATTTTTGATAACATCGGTGACATACAAGGCTGGACGTTTTATGAGGTTACATTGATTTACGGAATGTTAACACTTGCAAAAAGTATCAATCATATCTTCTTTGATAACCTGTGGGTGCTAGGTCAGCAATATGTTAGGCAGGGCAAGTTTGATGTATTGCTATTAAGGCCGATTTCACCTCTGTTTCATTTGGTGGCTGATAAGATTCAACAAGACGGGTTTGGAAACCTGGTGATTGGCATTATCCTTGTCACGAAATCAGTGATGGAGTTAGGGATTGGATTTACAGTTTTGGATTTCTTCATGATGCTGGTGTTTGTGATTAGCGGTGGCTTTATCTTTGCTGCGATTAACTTAATTACGACAACGACCAGCTTTTGGTTTGTTGAAAGCAATATGTTCATGTGGAGCACATTTTCACTATCTGAATTTGCATTATATCCACTAGGAATCTATCATAAGGCAATTGGTATTTTACTAACATGGCTAATTCCATATGCCTTCGCAAGCTATTATCCAGCAGGCTTTTTCTTGGATAAAGGACCAATCATGATGAGCTTGCTAACACCAGTGATAGCCGTAGTACTATGGTTCATTGCTCTCCGTGTATGGAACTTTGGCATAAGTAACTACTCGAGCACTGGATCTTAA